The DNA sequence CCAGCGGAAGCCTAGACGTCCTGCTGGCTTGTGTCATCCGCGAAGTCGAAACCGATTACACGGTTGCCGTATTCGCCGTTCTTGTAGCGTTCGATCTGGTCCGTAAACCAGTTCAGAATGTGGGAATAGATATGGTCATAGAAAGGCAGCTGGCTCTCGAAACTGAGCGGCAGGTTGAATTCATGCTCCGCGCCCTCCTCAATACCGACAAAGAAGGTCTCCCCCACTTTCCGGCACTGCATGGTGACCCGCAGCCAGTCATTGCCGCGCGACAGGCGCACAGCCAGGCCGAAGGCGACCGGCGACAGCGGGCGGAAACCGCGCGGCGCCATGGAAAAGGCGGCATCGCCATAGGCTTTGGGCTCAAACGGGCCTTTCGGCGGCACCAGGAAGACGCAGGTCATCTCACCCATGCCGATATAATCGCACAGGCCGCCGCGGATCTGTTCGGCAAGGCCGCGGATCCGGTCATAATTCTCAGTGGCCAGCGCCTGATAGGTCTCAACGGTTTCGACCAGCTTGTCTAAACGGGACATGGCTGCGGGTCTCCAAATGTGCGGGATACTGGGGTGCCGGACCGGATATTACGGCGCCAGCGGGCGTCCTTCAAACTGCAGTGTCGCGGCCAGCGGACAATGATCCGAAGCCTTCGGCTCGCTCCAGCCTACGCCAGGAAAACGTGCCCCCTCATAACGCCGCGCGCGGAACGGGGTTCCCGCGCGAACGATGCGTACGTGTGGTCTCGGATTGCGCTGCGCAAGGGCCGGGGAGAGGAAGATATGGTCCAGCGCGCCATAGGTGTCGTCACCATTATAGTGATGAGTCCAGCGGTCATAAGGGTCTGCAATGGCGTGGGCCGCGAGATCCACCGCGAATCCGTCATCGATCAGGGGCCCGAGGCCGTGATCGTGCAGCGCCAGCCCGTCGCGCTCGAAATAGTCATTGAAATCGCCGAGGATCACCCATTCGGCGGCGGCCGGGTCCGGAAAGCGCCGTTCGATGATCAGGCGCACGGCCCGGGCCTCGGCCTGCCGGATGGCGCGGGTTTTGTGGCGCCCGCCATACATCGACTTGAAATGACAGACAAAAAGCGTCAGCACGCGCCCGTCCTTCACGATGTCCGCTTCGAGGCAGTCCCGCCGGAAGACATAGTCATTGACGCTCAGTCCATTTGGCGGTGTCAGACCAAGCCGGCCATAGGTTTCCCGCGCATGGCTGCGGGAATGGATGACCGGCACGCGGGACAGCAGGCCGACATCGATGCCGCGGCTATCATTCCCCTCAAGCAGGATACGGTCTTCATACTCAGAACCTGACCAACGTGCCAGGTACCGGGTGTCGAAGGCGGTGAGGGTGACGAGGTTCTCCACCTCCTGCAGGGCGCAGACCTCGGCCTGCGTGACCGATAGCGCTTCGGCGGTGAGCGTCCGGTCATCCTCTGAAAGGACATTGAACACCGAATCCACCTGCGCGGCGACGGCGGCATCGTCGACCTCCGTCAGCCGCTCACGCGCCCGCTTGATGCCCGCCTGGCGGAAATCGCAGCGCATCATCAGGTTTTCGCAATTGAACGTGGCGAGGCGGAGGTCTGGCATTCCGGGGAGTGTTGCGGCGCGTTGCCGGACTGGTCAATCTACGCTGCGCGGCGGCCTGTGAAGCGCGCAGCGGTCGAGGCGCGCTCAACGGCCCCCGCATCCGGCCGCAAGTCTGCCGGGATAGCGGCGCGGCCGAGTTCGACGCAGATACCGGGCTGGATGCCAGTGCCGAAGGCGGCGAGCGTGGTGCGGGCGGTTTCCAGCATGACGGCCTCATCCTCCACGACCTGTCCGAACCGCGCGGCCAATGGCCCGACCACGCCATAGGCCAGGAACACACCAAGGAACGTGCCGAGCAGCGCCGTGCCGATCATGGCGCCCAGCACGGCGGGCGACTGGTCGATCGAGCCCATGGTGCGGATGATGCCGAGCACAGCTGCCACAATGCCGAGCGCCGGCAGCGCATCCGCCACGGTGTGCAGCGCCGCGACGGCCTTCATACGGTGGTTCAGGGTCTGGTGGATCGACTGGCCCATATGCGCCTCGGCGCGGGCCGGGTCTGACAGGTCCAGCGCCATCAGGCGGAACGCGTCGCAGATCAGGGACCGCGTGGCGACATCGTCGCGGATGGCGGGCGCGGCGGCGAAGGTTTCGGATTCCATGGGGCTTTCGATGTCGGCCTCGATGGAGACAAAGCCGCCCCGGCGGGCCTTGCGCATCAGCGTGCCGAGCAGGACCAGCAGGGATTGGTAATCCTCCTGCCGCCATTTGGCGCCGGTGAAAGCCTTCAGCACCCCTGCCCCGGCCTCTTTCGCCACGGCAGGCGAATTGCCGATAACCAGCGTGCCGATCGCTGCGCCGCCGATCAGGGCAAGCTCCAGCGGCAGGGCTTCCATCGCCACATGGCCGCCTGTGAAGACGAGGCCGCCAAAGACGAGCGCAACAACAAGGATGAGGCCAATCAGCTGTGGCAACGCCATTTCCCTCCGGAACAATACGCCACTGTCGCACGGGGGTCTTAAGCCAAGGTTGCGCCCGGATACGCAGAGGGTGTGCCCGCAGAAGCAATTATGCCTATAAATGGCGGACCTGGACGGAGTGACCCGATGCGCCTTGCGGCCCTTGCCATCTGTTGCCTGACCGCCCTGCCCGCTGTGGCAGAGCCGGTAGCCCCGGCGGGCGACTATCGCATCTGCGCGCCGGGCATGAGTGAAGCGGGCCGCGGCCTCGTCGCGAAAACCTGCGGCACGTTGGCCGTGCCGGACTTTTCAGGCGTCGAGTTCCAGTCTGCCGGAGAAATGGAAGACGCCCGCTCCCTGCGCGACGGCCTCCTGCTGGGCGTGAAGGTCTATGGCCGCTGCGTGTCGGATTTCATCATGGCGCAGCAACAGTCA is a window from the uncultured Hyphomonas sp. genome containing:
- a CDS encoding endonuclease/exonuclease/phosphatase family protein gives rise to the protein MPDLRLATFNCENLMMRCDFRQAGIKRARERLTEVDDAAVAAQVDSVFNVLSEDDRTLTAEALSVTQAEVCALQEVENLVTLTAFDTRYLARWSGSEYEDRILLEGNDSRGIDVGLLSRVPVIHSRSHARETYGRLGLTPPNGLSVNDYVFRRDCLEADIVKDGRVLTLFVCHFKSMYGGRHKTRAIRQAEARAVRLIIERRFPDPAAAEWVILGDFNDYFERDGLALHDHGLGPLIDDGFAVDLAAHAIADPYDRWTHHYNGDDTYGALDHIFLSPALAQRNPRPHVRIVRAGTPFRARRYEGARFPGVGWSEPKASDHCPLAATLQFEGRPLAP
- a CDS encoding motility-associated protein, with protein sequence MALPQLIGLILVVALVFGGLVFTGGHVAMEALPLELALIGGAAIGTLVIGNSPAVAKEAGAGVLKAFTGAKWRQEDYQSLLVLLGTLMRKARRGGFVSIEADIESPMESETFAAAPAIRDDVATRSLICDAFRLMALDLSDPARAEAHMGQSIHQTLNHRMKAVAALHTVADALPALGIVAAVLGIIRTMGSIDQSPAVLGAMIGTALLGTFLGVFLAYGVVGPLAARFGQVVEDEAVMLETARTTLAAFGTGIQPGICVELGRAAIPADLRPDAGAVERASTAARFTGRRAA